Proteins found in one Mangifera indica cultivar Alphonso chromosome 15, CATAS_Mindica_2.1, whole genome shotgun sequence genomic segment:
- the LOC123198260 gene encoding F-box protein At5g07610-like, whose protein sequence is MAASSSCHYQPSLSAEIIANNENLLTEIFIFLPIKSLLKFKSVSKHWFSIITGPNFSIRLSRVPKPITGLLMRCNNSPEYNFINLGSNPSPAPFKSLTFGNIPSRIHIKQSCSGLLLCSSLQENAPRPHYFVYNPTTNKYTMLPPIPNDKGALFRDFVLAFDPLQSPDYKVVCVKDSFLYESSFQIEIYSSQTGTWRLCNSSFNYPNSPFFLEGVFWNNAIYWCKSSPYMYFDMDKEEVREMPMPPNISGLDEKWRWYLGTSRSHLHLIDIYCPFNTIFNIYEMEKREDCCRWIVKYQVDLSLIVKSYPEMIKNFHRDLHFYLFSILCVVREENDDDSYLVVHLPAKVIRYNFKDKSFNKIHDFASADSELQGANENGNTQVTDFDFVGTAAFQFIESLACV, encoded by the coding sequence ATGGCGGCCTCCTCTTCCTGCCATTACCAGCCATCGTTGTCCGCAGAAATAATTGCAAACAATGAAAATCTTTTAACCGAGATATTCATCTTCCTCCCTATCAAATCTTTGCTCAAGTTTAAATCTGTATCCAAACACTGGTTTTCCATCATCACCGGTCCCAACTTCTCCATCCGCCTCAGCCGTGTCCCCAAGCCCATAACTGGCCTCCTTATGCGTTGCAACAACAGCCCAGAATATAATTTCATCAATCTTGGTTCCAATCCTTCTCCAGCTCCTTTTAAATCTCTCACTTTTGGAAACATCCCATCTCGGATTCACATCAAACAATCCTGCAGTGGTCTCTTATTGTGCAGTTCTTTGCAAGAAAATGCACCTCGCCCCCACTATTTTGTTTACAACCCCACCACAAACAAATACACGATGCTTCCTCCAATCCCTAATGATAAGGGGGCTTTGTTTCGTGATTTTGTTTTGGCATTTGATCCTTTGCAGTCACCTGATTACAAAGTCGTTTGTGTGAAAGATAGTTTTCTTTATGAAAGTTCTTTTCAGATAGAGATTTACTCATCCCAAACAGGAACTTGGAGACTATGCAATTCTTCTTTCAATTATCCGAATAGTCCATTTTTCCTGGAGGGTGTTTTCTGGAACAATGCCATTTACTGGTGCAAATCGAGTCCATATATGTATTTCGACATGGATAAAGAGGAAGTCCGAGAAATGCCAATGCCTCCGAATATCAGTGGATTGGATGAGAAATGGAGATGGTATTTGGGAACATCTCGAAGCCATTTGCATCTCATAGACATTTACTGCCCTTTCAATACCATATTCAACATCTATGAAATGGAGAAAAGAGAGGATTGCTGCAGGTGGATCGTGAAGTATCAGGTTGATCTTAGTCTGATAGTAAAATCATACCCTGAGATGATTAAAAACTTCCATAGGGACTTgcatttctatttattttccatATTATGTGTTGTGAGGGAAGAAAACGACGATGATTCGTATTTGGTGGTGCATTTACCTGCAAAGGTAATTCGTTACAATTTCAAGGATAAGAGTTTCAACAAGATCCATGATTTTGCTTCAGCTGATTCTGAACTTCAAGGTGcaaatgaaaatggaaatacACAAGTAACCGATTTTGATTTTGTGGGCACTGCTGCTTTTCAATTCATAGAGAGTCTTGCCTGCGTTTGA